Within Spirochaetaceae bacterium, the genomic segment CCGAGCACGGGCTGCAGATCAGGCAAGGGTCGGTGCTGCTGTACGCCACCGGCTGGAGCGACAAGTGGTCCGGCGACCCGTATGCCTACATCGCCGGCTACCCCGGCCTGGACGAGGAGGCGAGCCACTTCCTGGCCGACGCCGGCGTGGTGGCGTTCGGCGCCGACGCACCGAGCGTCGACTCCTACCACGAGGTGGCGGTGCGCCGCGTACAGCCGGCGCACATGATGTGCCGCGAACGCGGCATCCTGAACATGGAGAACCTGGCCAACGTGCACCTCATCCCGGAGCGCAGCTTCACCTTCATCGGCCTGCCGCTGAAGATCAGGAACGGCGCCGGCTCGCCGATCCGGGCCGTCGCCATCACCGAGGACCAGGACTGAGCATGCAGGCGCTGGTGCTGACCGCTCCGAACCAGTTTTCGGTCGAGCAGGTGGCTGTTCCCGAAATCGGCGCGGACGACGTACTGGTGCAGGTGGACACGACATATATCTGCGGTACCGACCCGCACATCATCGCCGGCGACTTTCCCGGCTTCTGGCCCAAGTCGTACCCGTTCGTGCCCGGCCACGAGTGGTCTGGGACGGTGGTCGAGGCCGGACCGGTCGCGGCCGGCCTCGGCTGGAGCGCCGGCGACCGGGTGTGCGCCACCTCGCACTGCGGCTGCGGCTACTGCCGCATGTGCCTGACCGGGCGCTACAACCTGTGCCTGAATTACGGCAACGAGGCGGTCGGCCACCGCCAATACGGCCACTACACTCCCGGCGGTTACGCCGACTTCGTGGCGGCCAGCGTCAAGAGCGTGTACCGCATCCCCGACCGGCTGTCGCTGGCGGACGCGGCGTTGATCGACCCGCTCTCCATCGCCCTGTACACGGTCAAGCGCACCCGCCTGCAGCCGGGCGCCGACATCGTCATCCTCGGCGCCGGTCCGCAGGGCCTGATGGCGATCCTGTGCGCGGCGGCGCTCGGCGCCGGGCGCATCATCGCCGCCGGCAGTGGCGAGCGGCTGGCCCGCGCCCGCAAGCTGGGCGCCATCGGCATCGACTACCGAGCCGCCGATGTGGTTGGCGAGGTGCGCCGGCTGACCGGCGGCCTCGGCGCCCAGCACGTGGTGGAGTGCGCCGGCACGACGCAGGCGTTCCGGCAGGCGTGCGAACTGGCCGCCAAGGGCGGCGTCATCTCCGCCATCGGCCTGCCCGCCGACGACGCCGCGGTCCCGGTGCGCCGCCTGGTGCTCGACGAAGTGGAGATCCGCGGCGGGCGCGCCAACCCCAACACCGCCGAGGAAGCCCTCTCCCTGGTCATCAACGGCCGCGTCGACATCGCCCCGCTGTTCACCCACCGCTTCCCGCTCGCCGACTTCGCCGACGCGCTCGACACCTTCACCGGCCGCGTCGACGGCGCCATCAAGGTGGCGGTCGGCCCGGCCGACCGTCCCTCCTGACGTGGCCGGGCAGTCGCCTCGCCCCGCGCACCAGCTAGTCGACTCGCTGCCGGTGTGGGGCGTGCCGGTCGCAGAGGCCGTGGGGCAGATGCAGCGCTGCCGGGAGCGCGCCGACTACGCCGCCCTGATGGCCGACCACCACCTCGGCTACGCGGTGCCGGTGGGCGGCGTGATCGCCTGGGCCGACCACCTCAGCCCATCCGGAGTCGGCTTCGACATCTCCTGCGGCAACAAGGCAGTGCTCCTGGATGCCGACGCCGGGGAGGTACGCCGCCACATCGGGACGATCATGGACGACCTTTGGCGCACCCTGTCGTTCGGCATCGGGCGCAAGAACCCCGAGCCGGTGGAGCACGAGCTGTTCGACGACGACCCGGCCTGGGACCTCCCGGAAGCCGCGCAGCACCGCGACATGGCGCGCGCCCAGCTCGGCACCATCGGCTCCGGCAACCACTACGTCGACCTGTTCGCTGACGAGGTCGACCGCGTCTGGGTCGGCGTCCACTTCGGCTCGCGCGGCCTCGGCCACAAGATCGCCAGCCACTTCATCCGCGCCGGCGGCGGGCGCGACGGCATCCACGTCGATCCGGTGCTGCTGGCCACCGGCAGCGACCTCGGGCAGCGCTACCTGGCGTGCATGCAGCTCGCCGGGCGCTACGCCTACGCCGGCCGCGACTGGGTGTGCGCCCGCGTCGCCCGCCTGCTCGGCGCCAAGGTCCTGGACGAGGTGCACAACCACCACAACTTCGCCTGGCGCGAGAACCACTTCGGCCGCGACCTGTGGGTGGTGCGCAAGGGCGCCACCCCGGCGTTTCCCGGTCAGCGCGGCTTCATCGGCGGCTCCATGGGCGACATTTCCGTGATCGTGGAGGGCGTCGATAGCGAAGAGAGCCGCCTCACCCTGCGCTCCACCGTGCACGGCGCCGGACGGGTAATGTCGCGCCGCCGCGCCGCCGGCAAGCGCCGCCGCCGGCGCGGGCGCGTCGAGCAGGTCACCGCCGGCGAAGTGAGCCGCGAAATGATGCAGGCGTGGCTGCAACGCGTCGGCGTCGAGTTGCGCGGCGCCGGCACCGACGAGTCACCGCACTGCTACAAGCGCATCGAAGAGGTGCTCGCCTTCCACGCCGCCAGCATCCGCATCCTGCACACCCTCACGCCCCTCGGCGTCGCCATGGCCGCCCCCGACGAG encodes:
- a CDS encoding alcohol dehydrogenase catalytic domain-containing protein: MQALVLTAPNQFSVEQVAVPEIGADDVLVQVDTTYICGTDPHIIAGDFPGFWPKSYPFVPGHEWSGTVVEAGPVAAGLGWSAGDRVCATSHCGCGYCRMCLTGRYNLCLNYGNEAVGHRQYGHYTPGGYADFVAASVKSVYRIPDRLSLADAALIDPLSIALYTVKRTRLQPGADIVILGAGPQGLMAILCAAALGAGRIIAAGSGERLARARKLGAIGIDYRAADVVGEVRRLTGGLGAQHVVECAGTTQAFRQACELAAKGGVISAIGLPADDAAVPVRRLVLDEVEIRGGRANPNTAEEALSLVINGRVDIAPLFTHRFPLADFADALDTFTGRVDGAIKVAVGPADRPS
- a CDS encoding RtcB family protein, with the protein product MPVAEAVGQMQRCRERADYAALMADHHLGYAVPVGGVIAWADHLSPSGVGFDISCGNKAVLLDADAGEVRRHIGTIMDDLWRTLSFGIGRKNPEPVEHELFDDDPAWDLPEAAQHRDMARAQLGTIGSGNHYVDLFADEVDRVWVGVHFGSRGLGHKIASHFIRAGGGRDGIHVDPVLLATGSDLGQRYLACMQLAGRYAYAGRDWVCARVARLLGAKVLDEVHNHHNFAWRENHFGRDLWVVRKGATPAFPGQRGFIGGSMGDISVIVEGVDSEESRLTLRSTVHGAGRVMSRRRAAGKRRRRRGRVEQVTAGEVSREMMQAWLQRVGVELRGAGTDESPHCYKRIEEVLAFHAASIRILHTLTPLGVAMAAPDEFDPFRD